From Micromonospora nigra, one genomic window encodes:
- a CDS encoding ATP-binding protein yields MATVRLSFSPAPVHVRTARLVGVAVARRAGVREDLLDEVRLAIGEACTRAVALHRQYGLTEPVLVEMSDSGTYAVRVVDRAPIEAGIGLAALDADQLANESLNEDDLTTGVGFALLAGFVEDLQVRPVDEGVGTEVRMVWPLGR; encoded by the coding sequence ATGGCCACGGTCCGGCTCTCGTTCTCGCCCGCCCCGGTGCACGTGCGCACCGCGCGCCTGGTCGGTGTCGCGGTGGCCCGCCGGGCGGGGGTCCGGGAGGACCTGCTCGACGAGGTGCGGCTGGCCATCGGCGAGGCGTGCACCCGCGCGGTCGCCCTGCACCGGCAGTACGGCCTTACCGAACCGGTGTTGGTGGAGATGTCCGACTCCGGCACGTACGCGGTGCGGGTGGTCGACCGCGCGCCGATCGAGGCGGGTATCGGTCTCGCCGCGCTCGACGCGGACCAGCTCGCCAACGAGTCGCTGAACGAGGACGACCTGACCACCGGAGTGGGCTTCGCCCTGCTCGCCGGCTTCGTCGAGGACCTCCAGGTCCGTCCCGTCGACGAGGGTGTGGGCACCGAGGTGCGGATGGTCTGGCCGCTGGGCCGCTGA
- a CDS encoding STAS domain-containing protein, whose amino-acid sequence MELSLATRTVGEHTVLEVGGEVDVYTAPRLRERLLELIDGGARHVVVDLGRVDFLDSTGLGVLVGGLKRLRTIDGSFSLVCDKEPLLKIFRITALDQVFPLHPTVEAATGAGA is encoded by the coding sequence ATGGAGCTGTCGCTGGCGACGCGCACAGTGGGCGAGCACACGGTGCTCGAGGTCGGCGGTGAGGTCGACGTGTACACCGCCCCCCGCCTGCGGGAACGGCTCCTCGAACTGATCGACGGTGGTGCCCGGCACGTCGTGGTGGACCTGGGCCGCGTCGACTTCCTCGACTCCACGGGCCTGGGCGTGCTGGTCGGCGGCCTCAAGCGGCTGCGCACCATCGACGGCAGCTTCTCCCTGGTCTGCGACAAGGAGCCGCTGCTCAAGATCTTCCGGATCACCGCCCTCGACCAGGTCTTCCCGCTGCATCCGACGGTCGAAGCGGCGACCGGCGCCGGCGCGTGA